Within the Corynebacterium sp. sy039 genome, the region TTGATAAACTTGCTGAAAAACTCTTGGAGAAAGAAACCCTGCGCCGTCCTGACTTAGAAGCGCTCTTTGAGGGTATTACTCCGCGTGAAGTAGGAGATGTATTCCCAGATGAGGATGCTCGTTTCCCACGCCAAGCAGGTCGGGAGCCAGTACAAACTCCTACCGAGCGCGCATTAGAACGTGGCGAGGAACCACCAAAACCTTTTAGTTTGCTAGAAGCCTCAAAGGCAGCCCGTGCAAAGCGCGCCGCAGAGTTGGAAGCTCAACAAAAAAACACGCAACAGAATCCTCCTGCACCAGGTGGGTCTGCTGCACAACAGGTAGCTCCACCACAGTCACCACAGTATGGGGGAACACCACCGCCACAAGGATGGGTAGTTCCTGGTAACGCTCAGCAACCGCAACAACCACAGGCGCAGCAAGCACCAGCTCCAGCACGCCCTCTTGGTGCAGCTAATAATGAGCAGCCCGCGCAGGAACAACAAGCTCAGACCCCAGTGCCACCGGAAAAAGAAATTGGTTTCCGGTTGCCAGAAAATGAGCGCACTGAACACTCATGGGATAGCGTCGAAAAGCATGATGATTCTGCAGATGCTAAGCCACAGGGCGACAACTAAGGACTATTGATGACTGTTGAGGCACAAGGTACCCAAGGGTTTGACCGCGCACGAGCAGAAGCCGCTATTAGAGAACTGCTCATTGCCGTTGGGGAAAATCCTGACCGTGATGGTTTGCAAGAAACTCCTGCGCGAGTGGCACGCGCCTACGAGGAGGTTTTTGCTGGTCTAAGAGTTGATCCGACCACAGTTTTAGAGAAAACTTTTGCAGAGGATCATCGAGAATTAGTCTTGGTGCGCGACATTCCCATTTACTCCACCTGCGAACACCATTTAGTTCCATTTTTTGGCAAGGCGCATATCGGATACATCCCAGGTGAATCTGGCAAAGTTACTGGGTTGAGTAAATTAGCGCGTTTAGTGGATCTCTATGCTAAACGCCCGCAGGTACAAGAACGCCTCACCACACAAGTAGCAGACGCATTAGTCGAAAAATTACAGGCACATTCAGTAATCGTTGTGATTGAATGTGAACATCTGTGCATGGCTATGCGCGGTATTCGTAAGCCAGGTGCACGTACAACCACCTCGGCGGTAAGAGGCGGGTTCCAAAAAAATGCAGCTTCTCGTGCAGAAGCATTGAGTTTGTTAAAAAACTAATTGTTTATCATTTAAGGAATACACCGTGCCTGATACGCAGCCAGATATGCATGATCCGATCTTTGGCATTGCGACGACTCCCGCACAGCGCTGCTTAGTGATGGGGATCGTTAACGTGACCAAGGATTCCTTTTCAGATGGCGGAAAATATCTCGATATTGACGCAGCTATCAAACATGCACATGAATTAGTTGCTGCTGGGGCAGACATTATCGACGTGGGGGGCGAATCAACCCGACCAGGTGCTACACGAGTAGACGCACAAGAAGAACAACAACGAGTAGTGCCAGTAATCCAAGCCCTTGCACAAGAAGGCATCATTACTTCAGTAGACACCATGCGCGCACAGGTAGCTGCAGCTGCGGCAGAGGCTGGGGTACACATGATTAACGATGTATCTGGTGGTTTAGCAGACACGCATATGTACCGCGTTATGGCAGATACTGGATTGCCCGTGTGCCTAATGCACTGGAAAACAGTACGATTTGGTGATGCAGCTGGGCGTGCCATACATGAGGGCGGAGTGGTAGCAGACGTACATACTACCTTGCGCAGATTGGTTGATAATGCACTAGCTGCTGGTGTCAAAGCCGACGCAATTACTCTTGATCCTGGTCTGGGCTTTGCAAAAACAGCGGAGGATAATTGGCAGTTACTTCATGCTCTGCCTGAGTTTATCGCTGGCGATTATCCGATTCTTGTGGGCGCTTCTCGAAAAAGGTTTTTGGCACAGATTCGTGCTGAACGTGGCGTCGGGGGCGAGGCGCAGCAAGATATTGCAAGTACCACTGATCCTGCCACAGCTGCTGTGACTGCTATTGCCGCACAGATGGGGGCATGGTGTGTTCGTGTTCATGATGTGGCACCTTCACGTGACGCAGTTGATGTTGCCGCGCGATGGCGTCAGGCAGATACCTCTTAATATGCGTAATATGCGATAGAGCAGCGACAATAAGGAGAAACTTAAGTGGATCGAATCGAATTACGCGGATTGCAGGCACAAGGCTTTCACGGGGTCTTTGAGCATGAAAAACGCGAAGGTCAAACCTTTGTAGTGGATGTGGTGTGCTGGGTAGATTTAGCACGTGCTGCTCATAGTGATGACCTTGCAGATACCATAAACTACGCGCGGATTGCTTCGATTGCTCACGAGGTTATTACCGGTCAAGCATATGATTTGATTGAAAAAGTAGCCGGCACTATTGCAGATAATCTCATGGG harbors:
- the folE gene encoding GTP cyclohydrolase I FolE, which produces MTVEAQGTQGFDRARAEAAIRELLIAVGENPDRDGLQETPARVARAYEEVFAGLRVDPTTVLEKTFAEDHRELVLVRDIPIYSTCEHHLVPFFGKAHIGYIPGESGKVTGLSKLARLVDLYAKRPQVQERLTTQVADALVEKLQAHSVIVVIECEHLCMAMRGIRKPGARTTTSAVRGGFQKNAASRAEALSLLKN
- the folP gene encoding dihydropteroate synthase, with protein sequence MHDPIFGIATTPAQRCLVMGIVNVTKDSFSDGGKYLDIDAAIKHAHELVAAGADIIDVGGESTRPGATRVDAQEEQQRVVPVIQALAQEGIITSVDTMRAQVAAAAAEAGVHMINDVSGGLADTHMYRVMADTGLPVCLMHWKTVRFGDAAGRAIHEGGVVADVHTTLRRLVDNALAAGVKADAITLDPGLGFAKTAEDNWQLLHALPEFIAGDYPILVGASRKRFLAQIRAERGVGGEAQQDIASTTDPATAAVTAIAAQMGAWCVRVHDVAPSRDAVDVAARWRQADTS
- the folB gene encoding dihydroneopterin aldolase, with product MDRIELRGLQAQGFHGVFEHEKREGQTFVVDVVCWVDLARAAHSDDLADTINYARIASIAHEVITGQAYDLIEKVAGTIADNLMGEFLILDKVEVSVHKPQAPIPLDFADVAVVIQRERNTHS